A window of the Zeugodacus cucurbitae isolate PBARC_wt_2022May chromosome 4, idZeuCucr1.2, whole genome shotgun sequence genome harbors these coding sequences:
- the LOC105221100 gene encoding serine/threonine-protein kinase PITSLRE isoform X4 translates to MERGEEDADSLDIKPPQANVLHSRDSTGSRRKDKSSKEKKHSKEKKHRSERERGSGRERGERERDPRDYDTREPHGRERDMRNDRGGGPRPGDMERGRDHRRGGEEREELLRYHQRGSGYERDDVINRDMMSNSERRYAKQYEPHNNEVRRNSGGGGGGAYHQQYQHSHMQRPRQDYYERGAGGGGGGGYHHGGLDYYNNRHQQQPQQYAVGGKHSHLEYNDVNYEVQRERHKYTNYDAPNDSESIEQDLRSRLLSKRHKYVKGSSGDVIELTESYETTSTVQRQRYSDGERTERYRQKREKVRESVIEVLDSPELAEVEGATTEEGEAHRQRRKHKRRNKEREVVQVETVVTTERVERIEKRKSPEDPEVLSRREKILAVEREKEKRKEKAREELEARRRARNALSPSAVAASVTAGLNVMKRKKQDEAAVAVKVKRAKKTVAAKERSDEEEEGEAVDSDDEDEDNDSEDMETDSGSGDSDSDSESHSEVEDAEGRHDKRHRKHSKAAKRKRKERHHNHRMRNNGVDNDDNTDDDDDDDDEDDEDDIELPESPLSIGELSKSPRRQHRTKKHKKKKGKKHIGDDDEDDGDQRLTRSRSHSAHSLSHSRSVSRSRSQSPRRKSLHSRSRSHSGSRDSSRHRTTHSRSRSRTRSRSDSHYDSRSESSRSRSRSRSRSVGTRSRSKSRTRSRSRSEERDMKSAHKSEAEAATAGSKRRVDGGSRDDSPARDDKGAPLPDYFPGIQGCRSVEEFQCLNRIEEGTYGVVYRAKDKRTNEIVALKRLKMEKEKEGFPITSLREINTLLKGQHPNIVTVREIVVGSNMDKIFIVMDYVEHDLKSLMETMKARKQFFLPGEVKCLAQQLLRAVGHLHDNWILHRDLKTSNLLLSHKGVLKVGDFGLAREYGSPLKNYTSLVVTLWYRAPELLLGTLEYSTPIDVWSVGCIFGEFLQMGPLFPGKTETDELNKIFKELGTPNERIWPGYKDLPIVKNMLSQNSQFADYPVSNLRRRYADKTTDLGIDMLQGLLTYDPKKRLTAEAALKHNYFNELPLPIDPSMFPTWPAKSELGARKALASSPKPPSGGSQFKQLGRDEIIVGSSGGGSSAAGVANSNSKVISGIITGNKKTAANTGFVLNAGIDQRQLAMGPGFNLKF, encoded by the exons ATGGAGCG cgGTGAGGAAGATGCGGATtcattggacattaaaccaccACAAGCGAACGTACTGCACTCGCGCGACTCCACAGGCTCCCGACGCAAAGACAAGTCGTCCAAAGAGAAAAAACATTCCAAAGAGAAGAAACATCGCAGCGAGCGAGAACGTGGAAGTGGTCGAGAGCGTGGCGAAAGGGAGCGCGATCCACGCGATTATGACACACGGGAGCCGCATGGCAGAGAGCGCGACATGCGCAACGATCGCGGCGGAGGTCCACGTCCAGGCGATATGGAGCGTGGACGAGATCATCGGCGTGGTGGTGAGGAACGCGAAGAACTGTTACGTTACCATCAACGCGGTAGCGGTTATGAGCGTGATGACGTTATCAACAGAGATATGATGTCAAATAGCGAACGCCGTTATGCCAAGCAATATGAACCACACAACAATGAGGTGCGGCGAAATAGTGGCGGCGGCGGAGGTGGTGCTTATCATCAACAATATCAACATTCACATATGCAACGTCCAAGGCAAGATTATTATGAACGCGGCGCtggtggcggtggcggcggcggctaCCATCATGGCGGTTTGGACTACTATAACAATCGACACCAACAACAGCCGCAACAATACGCTGTTGGTGGCAAGCATTCACATCTTGAGTACAATGATGTCAACTATGAGGTACAACGAGAACGTCACAAGTATACAAACTACGACGCGCCGAACGATTCGGAGAGCATCGAACAAGATTTGCGTTCGCGGCTGCTAAGTAAAAGACATAAATATGTCAAAGGTAGCAGCGGCGATGTCATCGAGCTGACAGAAAGTTACGAGACAACGTCTACAGTGCAGCGGCAGCGTTATAGCGATGGCGAGCGTACCGAACGTTATCGGCAGAAACGTGAAAAGGTGCGAGAATCCGTAATTGAGGTGCTCGACAGTCCGGAGTTGGCTGAAGTGGAGGGCGCGACCACAGAAGAAGGAGAAGCGCATCGCCAACGACGCAAGCATAAAAGGCGCAACAAAGAGCGTGAGGTGGTGCAAGTGGAGACGGTTGTGACGACGGAACGGGTCGAGCGCATAGAGAAGCGTAAATCGCCTGAAGATCCGGAAGTATTGTCGCGACGTGAGAAAATACTAGCTGTGGAACGTGAGAAGGAAAAACGCAAAGAGAAAGCACGTGAAGAATTGGAAGCAAGACGTCGTGCTAGAAATGCGCTTAGTCCAAGCGCAGTGGCAGCTTCGGTTACTGCTGGACTCAACGTTATGAAACGTAAAAAACAAGATGAAGCTGCGGTGGCGGTGAAGGTTAAACGCGCAAAAAAAACTGTAGCTGCAAAAGAGCGTAGTGACGAAGAGGAGGAGGGCGAGGCAGTAGACAGTGATGACGAAGATGAGGATAATGACAGCGAGGATATGGAGACGGATAGTGGCAGTGGTGATAGTGACAGTGATAGCGAAAGCCATTCTGAGGTGGAAGATGCTGAGGGACGTCACGACAAGCGACACCGCAAACATAGCAAAGCAGCGAAGCGGAAAAGGAAGGAAAGACATCATAACCACAGGATGCGTAACAATGGCGTTGATAATGACGACAATACggatgacgatgacgatgacgacgatGAGGATGATGAAGATGACATAGAACTACCCGAGAGTCCACTCTCTATTGGTGAGCTTTCGAAATCGCCACGGCGTCAACATCGCACAAAGAAACACAAGAAGAAGAAAGGCAAAAAGCATATAGGAGACGATGATGAAGATGATGGCGATCAACGTTTAACACGTTCGCGTTCTCATTCCGCCCATTCACTATCCCACTCACGTTCTGTTTCACGCTCTCGTTCGCAATCACCACGCCGAAAGAGCCTACACTCACGTTCACGTTCCCATTCAGGTTCACGTGACTCTTCACGACACCGCACAACACATTCACGTTCGCGTTCACGTACTCGTTCTCGTTCAGATTCGCATTATGATTCACGTTCAGAGTCCTCACGTTCGCGTTCACGTTCCCGTTCGCGATCTGTAGGTACGCGTTCCCGTTCGAAGTCACGCACACGTTCACGCTCACGTTCAGAAGAACGCGACATGAAGTCCGCACATAAATCAGAGGCAGAAGCCGCTACCGCTGGTAGTAAGCGTCGTGTAGACGGTGGCAGCCGAGACGACTCGCCAGCACGCGATGACAAAGGTGCACCACTGCCAGACTATTTCCCGGGCATACAGGGATGTCGTTCTGTTGAAGAATTCCAATGCCTGAATCGCATTGAGGAGGGCACCTACGGTGTGGTGTACCGCGCCAAGGATAAACGTACCAACGAGATAGTTGCATTGAAGCGCTTAAAAATGGAGAAGGAAAAGGAAGGCTTCCCCATAACATCGTTACGCGAAATCAATACTTTACTAAAAGGCCAGCACCCAAACATAGTGACGGTGCGCGAAATAGTTGTTGGTTCCAATATGGATAAGATTTTCATTGTTATGGACTATGTGGAACATGACCTCAAATCGTTGATGGAGACGATGAAGGCGCGCAAACAATTCTTCCTGCCCGGCGAGGTGAAATGTCTGGCGCAGCAATTATTGCGTGCGGTTGGCCATTTACATGACAATTGGATATTACATCGTGATTTGAAGACCTCCAATTTGTTGCTCTCGCACAAGGGTGTTCTCAAAGTGGGTGATTTCGGTCTGGCTCGCGAGTATGGTTCACCATTGAAAAATTACACATCATTGGTTGTCACACTGTGGTATCGTGCACCGGAGCTATTGCTCGGCACACTGGAATATTCAACGCCCATCGACGTCTGGTCGGTGGGTTGCATTTTTGGCGAATTCCTACAGATGGGGCCGCTATTTCCCGGCAAAACGGAGACAGATGaactaaacaaaattttcaag GAGCTCGGCACACCGAACGAACGCATTTGGCCCGGTTATAAGGATTTGCCGATCGTTAAGAATATGTTAAGTCAGAACTCCCAATTCGCCGACTATCCAGTTTCAAATTTACGTAGGCGTTACGCCGACAAAACCACCGACTTAGGCATTGACATGCTACAGGGTCTGCTTACCTATGATCCCAAGAAAAGACTGACCGCTGAAGCGGCGTTAAAACACAACTACTTCAATGAGCTGCCTCTGCCAATCGATCCATCTATGTTTCCTACCTGGCCGGCGAAAAGT
- the LOC105221100 gene encoding serine/threonine-protein kinase PITSLRE isoform X3 has product MSWTTTYLLVCGEEDADSLDIKPPQANVLHSRDSTGSRRKDKSSKEKKHSKEKKHRSERERGSGRERGERERDPRDYDTREPHGRERDMRNDRGGGPRPGDMERGRDHRRGGEEREELLRYHQRGSGYERDDVINRDMMSNSERRYAKQYEPHNNEVRRNSGGGGGGAYHQQYQHSHMQRPRQDYYERGAGGGGGGGYHHGGLDYYNNRHQQQPQQYAVGGKHSHLEYNDVNYEVQRERHKYTNYDAPNDSESIEQDLRSRLLSKRHKYVKGSSGDVIELTESYETTSTVQRQRYSDGERTERYRQKREKVRESVIEVLDSPELAEVEGATTEEGEAHRQRRKHKRRNKEREVVQVETVVTTERVERIEKRKSPEDPEVLSRREKILAVEREKEKRKEKAREELEARRRARNALSPSAVAASVTAGLNVMKRKKQDEAAVAVKVKRAKKTVAAKERSDEEEEGEAVDSDDEDEDNDSEDMETDSGSGDSDSDSESHSEVEDAEGRHDKRHRKHSKAAKRKRKERHHNHRMRNNGVDNDDNTDDDDDDDDEDDEDDIELPESPLSIGELSKSPRRQHRTKKHKKKKGKKHIGDDDEDDGDQRLTRSRSHSAHSLSHSRSVSRSRSQSPRRKSLHSRSRSHSGSRDSSRHRTTHSRSRSRTRSRSDSHYDSRSESSRSRSRSRSRSVGTRSRSKSRTRSRSRSEERDMKSAHKSEAEAATAGSKRRVDGGSRDDSPARDDKGAPLPDYFPGIQGCRSVEEFQCLNRIEEGTYGVVYRAKDKRTNEIVALKRLKMEKEKEGFPITSLREINTLLKGQHPNIVTVREIVVGSNMDKIFIVMDYVEHDLKSLMETMKARKQFFLPGEVKCLAQQLLRAVGHLHDNWILHRDLKTSNLLLSHKGVLKVGDFGLAREYGSPLKNYTSLVVTLWYRAPELLLGTLEYSTPIDVWSVGCIFGEFLQMGPLFPGKTETDELNKIFKELGTPNERIWPGYKDLPIVKNMLSQNSQFADYPVSNLRRRYADKTTDLGIDMLQGLLTYDPKKRLTAEAALKHNYFNELPLPIDPSMFPTWPAKSELGARKALASSPKPPSGGSQFKQLGRDEIIVGSSGGGSSAAGVANSNSKVISGIITGNKKTAANTGFVLNAGIDQRQLAMGPGFNLKF; this is encoded by the exons ATGAGCTGGACAACAACATACTTGTTGGTttg cgGTGAGGAAGATGCGGATtcattggacattaaaccaccACAAGCGAACGTACTGCACTCGCGCGACTCCACAGGCTCCCGACGCAAAGACAAGTCGTCCAAAGAGAAAAAACATTCCAAAGAGAAGAAACATCGCAGCGAGCGAGAACGTGGAAGTGGTCGAGAGCGTGGCGAAAGGGAGCGCGATCCACGCGATTATGACACACGGGAGCCGCATGGCAGAGAGCGCGACATGCGCAACGATCGCGGCGGAGGTCCACGTCCAGGCGATATGGAGCGTGGACGAGATCATCGGCGTGGTGGTGAGGAACGCGAAGAACTGTTACGTTACCATCAACGCGGTAGCGGTTATGAGCGTGATGACGTTATCAACAGAGATATGATGTCAAATAGCGAACGCCGTTATGCCAAGCAATATGAACCACACAACAATGAGGTGCGGCGAAATAGTGGCGGCGGCGGAGGTGGTGCTTATCATCAACAATATCAACATTCACATATGCAACGTCCAAGGCAAGATTATTATGAACGCGGCGCtggtggcggtggcggcggcggctaCCATCATGGCGGTTTGGACTACTATAACAATCGACACCAACAACAGCCGCAACAATACGCTGTTGGTGGCAAGCATTCACATCTTGAGTACAATGATGTCAACTATGAGGTACAACGAGAACGTCACAAGTATACAAACTACGACGCGCCGAACGATTCGGAGAGCATCGAACAAGATTTGCGTTCGCGGCTGCTAAGTAAAAGACATAAATATGTCAAAGGTAGCAGCGGCGATGTCATCGAGCTGACAGAAAGTTACGAGACAACGTCTACAGTGCAGCGGCAGCGTTATAGCGATGGCGAGCGTACCGAACGTTATCGGCAGAAACGTGAAAAGGTGCGAGAATCCGTAATTGAGGTGCTCGACAGTCCGGAGTTGGCTGAAGTGGAGGGCGCGACCACAGAAGAAGGAGAAGCGCATCGCCAACGACGCAAGCATAAAAGGCGCAACAAAGAGCGTGAGGTGGTGCAAGTGGAGACGGTTGTGACGACGGAACGGGTCGAGCGCATAGAGAAGCGTAAATCGCCTGAAGATCCGGAAGTATTGTCGCGACGTGAGAAAATACTAGCTGTGGAACGTGAGAAGGAAAAACGCAAAGAGAAAGCACGTGAAGAATTGGAAGCAAGACGTCGTGCTAGAAATGCGCTTAGTCCAAGCGCAGTGGCAGCTTCGGTTACTGCTGGACTCAACGTTATGAAACGTAAAAAACAAGATGAAGCTGCGGTGGCGGTGAAGGTTAAACGCGCAAAAAAAACTGTAGCTGCAAAAGAGCGTAGTGACGAAGAGGAGGAGGGCGAGGCAGTAGACAGTGATGACGAAGATGAGGATAATGACAGCGAGGATATGGAGACGGATAGTGGCAGTGGTGATAGTGACAGTGATAGCGAAAGCCATTCTGAGGTGGAAGATGCTGAGGGACGTCACGACAAGCGACACCGCAAACATAGCAAAGCAGCGAAGCGGAAAAGGAAGGAAAGACATCATAACCACAGGATGCGTAACAATGGCGTTGATAATGACGACAATACggatgacgatgacgatgacgacgatGAGGATGATGAAGATGACATAGAACTACCCGAGAGTCCACTCTCTATTGGTGAGCTTTCGAAATCGCCACGGCGTCAACATCGCACAAAGAAACACAAGAAGAAGAAAGGCAAAAAGCATATAGGAGACGATGATGAAGATGATGGCGATCAACGTTTAACACGTTCGCGTTCTCATTCCGCCCATTCACTATCCCACTCACGTTCTGTTTCACGCTCTCGTTCGCAATCACCACGCCGAAAGAGCCTACACTCACGTTCACGTTCCCATTCAGGTTCACGTGACTCTTCACGACACCGCACAACACATTCACGTTCGCGTTCACGTACTCGTTCTCGTTCAGATTCGCATTATGATTCACGTTCAGAGTCCTCACGTTCGCGTTCACGTTCCCGTTCGCGATCTGTAGGTACGCGTTCCCGTTCGAAGTCACGCACACGTTCACGCTCACGTTCAGAAGAACGCGACATGAAGTCCGCACATAAATCAGAGGCAGAAGCCGCTACCGCTGGTAGTAAGCGTCGTGTAGACGGTGGCAGCCGAGACGACTCGCCAGCACGCGATGACAAAGGTGCACCACTGCCAGACTATTTCCCGGGCATACAGGGATGTCGTTCTGTTGAAGAATTCCAATGCCTGAATCGCATTGAGGAGGGCACCTACGGTGTGGTGTACCGCGCCAAGGATAAACGTACCAACGAGATAGTTGCATTGAAGCGCTTAAAAATGGAGAAGGAAAAGGAAGGCTTCCCCATAACATCGTTACGCGAAATCAATACTTTACTAAAAGGCCAGCACCCAAACATAGTGACGGTGCGCGAAATAGTTGTTGGTTCCAATATGGATAAGATTTTCATTGTTATGGACTATGTGGAACATGACCTCAAATCGTTGATGGAGACGATGAAGGCGCGCAAACAATTCTTCCTGCCCGGCGAGGTGAAATGTCTGGCGCAGCAATTATTGCGTGCGGTTGGCCATTTACATGACAATTGGATATTACATCGTGATTTGAAGACCTCCAATTTGTTGCTCTCGCACAAGGGTGTTCTCAAAGTGGGTGATTTCGGTCTGGCTCGCGAGTATGGTTCACCATTGAAAAATTACACATCATTGGTTGTCACACTGTGGTATCGTGCACCGGAGCTATTGCTCGGCACACTGGAATATTCAACGCCCATCGACGTCTGGTCGGTGGGTTGCATTTTTGGCGAATTCCTACAGATGGGGCCGCTATTTCCCGGCAAAACGGAGACAGATGaactaaacaaaattttcaag GAGCTCGGCACACCGAACGAACGCATTTGGCCCGGTTATAAGGATTTGCCGATCGTTAAGAATATGTTAAGTCAGAACTCCCAATTCGCCGACTATCCAGTTTCAAATTTACGTAGGCGTTACGCCGACAAAACCACCGACTTAGGCATTGACATGCTACAGGGTCTGCTTACCTATGATCCCAAGAAAAGACTGACCGCTGAAGCGGCGTTAAAACACAACTACTTCAATGAGCTGCCTCTGCCAATCGATCCATCTATGTTTCCTACCTGGCCGGCGAAAAGT
- the LOC105221100 gene encoding serine/threonine-protein kinase PITSLRE isoform X2 → MSGSEDGQLQSPGDDNFGLSGEEDADSLDIKPPQANVLHSRDSTGSRRKDKSSKEKKHSKEKKHRSERERGSGRERGERERDPRDYDTREPHGRERDMRNDRGGGPRPGDMERGRDHRRGGEEREELLRYHQRGSGYERDDVINRDMMSNSERRYAKQYEPHNNEVRRNSGGGGGGAYHQQYQHSHMQRPRQDYYERGAGGGGGGGYHHGGLDYYNNRHQQQPQQYAVGGKHSHLEYNDVNYEVQRERHKYTNYDAPNDSESIEQDLRSRLLSKRHKYVKGSSGDVIELTESYETTSTVQRQRYSDGERTERYRQKREKVRESVIEVLDSPELAEVEGATTEEGEAHRQRRKHKRRNKEREVVQVETVVTTERVERIEKRKSPEDPEVLSRREKILAVEREKEKRKEKAREELEARRRARNALSPSAVAASVTAGLNVMKRKKQDEAAVAVKVKRAKKTVAAKERSDEEEEGEAVDSDDEDEDNDSEDMETDSGSGDSDSDSESHSEVEDAEGRHDKRHRKHSKAAKRKRKERHHNHRMRNNGVDNDDNTDDDDDDDDEDDEDDIELPESPLSIGELSKSPRRQHRTKKHKKKKGKKHIGDDDEDDGDQRLTRSRSHSAHSLSHSRSVSRSRSQSPRRKSLHSRSRSHSGSRDSSRHRTTHSRSRSRTRSRSDSHYDSRSESSRSRSRSRSRSVGTRSRSKSRTRSRSRSEERDMKSAHKSEAEAATAGSKRRVDGGSRDDSPARDDKGAPLPDYFPGIQGCRSVEEFQCLNRIEEGTYGVVYRAKDKRTNEIVALKRLKMEKEKEGFPITSLREINTLLKGQHPNIVTVREIVVGSNMDKIFIVMDYVEHDLKSLMETMKARKQFFLPGEVKCLAQQLLRAVGHLHDNWILHRDLKTSNLLLSHKGVLKVGDFGLAREYGSPLKNYTSLVVTLWYRAPELLLGTLEYSTPIDVWSVGCIFGEFLQMGPLFPGKTETDELNKIFKELGTPNERIWPGYKDLPIVKNMLSQNSQFADYPVSNLRRRYADKTTDLGIDMLQGLLTYDPKKRLTAEAALKHNYFNELPLPIDPSMFPTWPAKSELGARKALASSPKPPSGGSQFKQLGRDEIIVGSSGGGSSAAGVANSNSKVISGIITGNKKTAANTGFVLNAGIDQRQLAMGPGFNLKF, encoded by the exons ATGTCTGGCAGTGAAGACGGACAATTACAAAGTCCTGGCGATGATAATTTTGGACTAAG cgGTGAGGAAGATGCGGATtcattggacattaaaccaccACAAGCGAACGTACTGCACTCGCGCGACTCCACAGGCTCCCGACGCAAAGACAAGTCGTCCAAAGAGAAAAAACATTCCAAAGAGAAGAAACATCGCAGCGAGCGAGAACGTGGAAGTGGTCGAGAGCGTGGCGAAAGGGAGCGCGATCCACGCGATTATGACACACGGGAGCCGCATGGCAGAGAGCGCGACATGCGCAACGATCGCGGCGGAGGTCCACGTCCAGGCGATATGGAGCGTGGACGAGATCATCGGCGTGGTGGTGAGGAACGCGAAGAACTGTTACGTTACCATCAACGCGGTAGCGGTTATGAGCGTGATGACGTTATCAACAGAGATATGATGTCAAATAGCGAACGCCGTTATGCCAAGCAATATGAACCACACAACAATGAGGTGCGGCGAAATAGTGGCGGCGGCGGAGGTGGTGCTTATCATCAACAATATCAACATTCACATATGCAACGTCCAAGGCAAGATTATTATGAACGCGGCGCtggtggcggtggcggcggcggctaCCATCATGGCGGTTTGGACTACTATAACAATCGACACCAACAACAGCCGCAACAATACGCTGTTGGTGGCAAGCATTCACATCTTGAGTACAATGATGTCAACTATGAGGTACAACGAGAACGTCACAAGTATACAAACTACGACGCGCCGAACGATTCGGAGAGCATCGAACAAGATTTGCGTTCGCGGCTGCTAAGTAAAAGACATAAATATGTCAAAGGTAGCAGCGGCGATGTCATCGAGCTGACAGAAAGTTACGAGACAACGTCTACAGTGCAGCGGCAGCGTTATAGCGATGGCGAGCGTACCGAACGTTATCGGCAGAAACGTGAAAAGGTGCGAGAATCCGTAATTGAGGTGCTCGACAGTCCGGAGTTGGCTGAAGTGGAGGGCGCGACCACAGAAGAAGGAGAAGCGCATCGCCAACGACGCAAGCATAAAAGGCGCAACAAAGAGCGTGAGGTGGTGCAAGTGGAGACGGTTGTGACGACGGAACGGGTCGAGCGCATAGAGAAGCGTAAATCGCCTGAAGATCCGGAAGTATTGTCGCGACGTGAGAAAATACTAGCTGTGGAACGTGAGAAGGAAAAACGCAAAGAGAAAGCACGTGAAGAATTGGAAGCAAGACGTCGTGCTAGAAATGCGCTTAGTCCAAGCGCAGTGGCAGCTTCGGTTACTGCTGGACTCAACGTTATGAAACGTAAAAAACAAGATGAAGCTGCGGTGGCGGTGAAGGTTAAACGCGCAAAAAAAACTGTAGCTGCAAAAGAGCGTAGTGACGAAGAGGAGGAGGGCGAGGCAGTAGACAGTGATGACGAAGATGAGGATAATGACAGCGAGGATATGGAGACGGATAGTGGCAGTGGTGATAGTGACAGTGATAGCGAAAGCCATTCTGAGGTGGAAGATGCTGAGGGACGTCACGACAAGCGACACCGCAAACATAGCAAAGCAGCGAAGCGGAAAAGGAAGGAAAGACATCATAACCACAGGATGCGTAACAATGGCGTTGATAATGACGACAATACggatgacgatgacgatgacgacgatGAGGATGATGAAGATGACATAGAACTACCCGAGAGTCCACTCTCTATTGGTGAGCTTTCGAAATCGCCACGGCGTCAACATCGCACAAAGAAACACAAGAAGAAGAAAGGCAAAAAGCATATAGGAGACGATGATGAAGATGATGGCGATCAACGTTTAACACGTTCGCGTTCTCATTCCGCCCATTCACTATCCCACTCACGTTCTGTTTCACGCTCTCGTTCGCAATCACCACGCCGAAAGAGCCTACACTCACGTTCACGTTCCCATTCAGGTTCACGTGACTCTTCACGACACCGCACAACACATTCACGTTCGCGTTCACGTACTCGTTCTCGTTCAGATTCGCATTATGATTCACGTTCAGAGTCCTCACGTTCGCGTTCACGTTCCCGTTCGCGATCTGTAGGTACGCGTTCCCGTTCGAAGTCACGCACACGTTCACGCTCACGTTCAGAAGAACGCGACATGAAGTCCGCACATAAATCAGAGGCAGAAGCCGCTACCGCTGGTAGTAAGCGTCGTGTAGACGGTGGCAGCCGAGACGACTCGCCAGCACGCGATGACAAAGGTGCACCACTGCCAGACTATTTCCCGGGCATACAGGGATGTCGTTCTGTTGAAGAATTCCAATGCCTGAATCGCATTGAGGAGGGCACCTACGGTGTGGTGTACCGCGCCAAGGATAAACGTACCAACGAGATAGTTGCATTGAAGCGCTTAAAAATGGAGAAGGAAAAGGAAGGCTTCCCCATAACATCGTTACGCGAAATCAATACTTTACTAAAAGGCCAGCACCCAAACATAGTGACGGTGCGCGAAATAGTTGTTGGTTCCAATATGGATAAGATTTTCATTGTTATGGACTATGTGGAACATGACCTCAAATCGTTGATGGAGACGATGAAGGCGCGCAAACAATTCTTCCTGCCCGGCGAGGTGAAATGTCTGGCGCAGCAATTATTGCGTGCGGTTGGCCATTTACATGACAATTGGATATTACATCGTGATTTGAAGACCTCCAATTTGTTGCTCTCGCACAAGGGTGTTCTCAAAGTGGGTGATTTCGGTCTGGCTCGCGAGTATGGTTCACCATTGAAAAATTACACATCATTGGTTGTCACACTGTGGTATCGTGCACCGGAGCTATTGCTCGGCACACTGGAATATTCAACGCCCATCGACGTCTGGTCGGTGGGTTGCATTTTTGGCGAATTCCTACAGATGGGGCCGCTATTTCCCGGCAAAACGGAGACAGATGaactaaacaaaattttcaag GAGCTCGGCACACCGAACGAACGCATTTGGCCCGGTTATAAGGATTTGCCGATCGTTAAGAATATGTTAAGTCAGAACTCCCAATTCGCCGACTATCCAGTTTCAAATTTACGTAGGCGTTACGCCGACAAAACCACCGACTTAGGCATTGACATGCTACAGGGTCTGCTTACCTATGATCCCAAGAAAAGACTGACCGCTGAAGCGGCGTTAAAACACAACTACTTCAATGAGCTGCCTCTGCCAATCGATCCATCTATGTTTCCTACCTGGCCGGCGAAAAGT